In a genomic window of Glycine max cultivar Williams 82 chromosome 13, Glycine_max_v4.0, whole genome shotgun sequence:
- the LOC100813295 gene encoding protein SODIUM POTASSIUM ROOT DEFECTIVE 2: MKRIDIFCASQASTAICLSMDQASCSSSNTILLGGRTIDRHNPIINDSRRSTSKSLTAPCSSSQSPINPKPYHELHKAKKNSSSKNATKGHDNQKKRSTAEKLTEHVTNTSKPIDDIVPRSWLKPPADLITPPGSTRSLLSDTALLDGSSDYDPVLALTTMINNKTSQAVHQDEANPVSKLSSSSHPKSGSSDQVVVLRVSLHCKGCEGKVRKHLSRMQGVTSFNIDFASKKVTVVGDVTPLSVLASISKVKNAQLWPASASAVESGTVETEKKYI; encoded by the exons ATGAAACGCATAGACATCTTCTGTGCTTCTCAAGCCTCAACAGCCATATGTCTGAGCATGGATCAAGCCTCATGctcctcttccaacaccattcTACTCGGAGGCCGAACCATTGATCGCCACAATCCCATTATCAATGACTCAAGAAGGAGCACTTCCAAATCCCTCACTGCCCCATGTTCCTCTTCTCAGTCCCCCATCAACCCCAAGCCTTACCATGAGCTCCACAAGGCCAAGAAAAACTCTTCTTCAAAAAATGCAACAAAGGGTCATGATAATCAGAAGAAGAGAAGTACAGCAGAAAAACTCACTGAACATGTCACCAACACTTCTAAACCAATTGATGACATTGTTCCTAGGAGTTGGCTTAAGCCACCTGCTGATTTAATCACTCCTCCTGGTTCAACTAGATCTTTGCTCAGTGACACTGCCTTATTGGATGGTTCATCAGATTATGATCCAGTTTTGGCTTTAACTACTATGATTAACAACAAAACTTCTCAAGCTGTTCATCAAGATGAAGCCAATCCTGTTTCCAAACTTTCTAGCTCTTCTCATCCAAAATCTGGTTCCTCAGACCAG GTTGTAGTATTGAGGGTATCTTTGCATTGCAAAGGCTGTGAAGGGAAGGTTAGGAAACACCTCTCCAGAATGCAAG GAGTTACTTCTTTCAACATAGATTTTGCGTCGAAGAAGGTGACAGTGGTTGGGGATGTGACTCCATTGAGTGTCTTGGCTAGCATATCAAAGGTGAAAAATGCACAGTTATGGCCAGCATCTGCCTCAGCAGTGGAATCTGGTACGGTTGAAACAGAGAAGAAATATATCTAA
- the LOC100813832 gene encoding UDP-glucuronic acid decarboxylase 1 codes for MKQLHKQTSLNHRREEEMLGSSETSPYSPKSIKHTRSLPRSINYLLREQRLLFILVGILIGSTFFIIQPTLSRLGPPEPVHTFLPRTGLARFAGPGPRTGRVPVGIGGRRQRIVVTGGAGFVGSHLVDKLIARGDDVIVIDNFFTGRKENLVHLFGNPRFELIRHDVVEPILLEVDQIYHLACPASPVHYKYNPVKTIKTNVMGTLNMLGLAKRIGARFLLTSTSEVYGDPLEHPQKETYWGNVNPIGERSCYDEGKRTAETLAMDYHRGAGVEVRIARIFNTYGPRMCLDDGRVVSNFVAQAIRKQPLTVYGDGKQTRSFQYVSDLVNGLVALMESEHVGPFNLGNPGEFTMLELAQVVKETIDSSATIEYKPNTADDPHMRKPDISKAKELLNWEPKIPLREGLPLMVNDFRNRILNEDEGKGMK; via the exons ATGAAACAGCTCCACAAGCAAACGAGTCTGAATCACCGGAGGGAGGAAGAGATGCTGGGGAGCAGCGAGACCTCACCATACTCCCCCAAATCCATCAAGCACACCAGATCCCTCCCCAGATCCATCAACTACCTCCTCCGCGAGCAGCGCCTCTTGTTCATCCTCGTCGGCATCCTCATCGGCTCCACCTTCTTCATCATCCAGCCCACTCTCTCCCGCTTGGGCCCACCCGAGCCGGTCCACACCTTCCTTCCCCGAACCGGGCTTGCCCGGTTCGCCGGCCCCGGGCCCCGCACGGGCCGCGTTCCTGTCGGGATCGGCGGGAGAAGGCAGAGGATCGTCGTCACCGGCGGCGCGGGCTTCGTCGGGAGCCACCTCGTCGACAAGCTCATCGCGCGCGGCGACGACGTCATTGTCATCGACAATTTCTTCACCGGAAGAAAAGAGAACCTGGTGCACCTGTTCGGGAACCCTAGGTTCGAGCTCATCCGACACGACGTCGTTGAGCCGATTCTGCTGGAGGTGGATCAGATCTATCACCTCGCGTGTCCCGCGTCGCCGGTGCACTACAAATACAACCCCGTCAAGACCATC AAGACGAATGTGATGGGCACGCTTAACATGCTTGGCCTTGCGAAGCGAATTGGGGCTAGGTTTCTGCTTACTAGTACTAGTGAGGTTTACGGTGATCCGCTGGAGCATCCTCAGAAGGAGACTTACTGGGGAAATGTCAATCCAATTG GTGAGAGGAGCTGTTACGATGAAGGGAAGCGGACTGCGGAGACATTGGCCATGGATTATCATCGAGGAGCTGGTGTTGAG GTTCGTATTGCTCGAATTTTCAATACATATGGACCCCGCATGTGTTTGGATGATGGGCGTGTCGTTAGCAATTTTGTTGCACAG GCTATTCGTAAACAACCATTGACTGTATATGGTGATGGGAAGCAAACAAGAAGTTTCCAATATGTCTCTGATTTG GTTAATGGGCTGGTGGCTTTGATGGAAAGCGAACATGTGGGACCTTTCAACCTGGGTAACCCTGGGGAGTTTACCATGTTAGAGCTTGCTCAG GTTGTAAAAGAAACAATTGATTCAAGTGCTACAATAGAATACAAACCAAATACTGCTGATGATCCACACATGAGGAAGCCAGATATTAGCAAAGCGAAGGAACTGCTGAACTGGGAGCCAAAAATCCCACTGAGAGAAGGGTTGCCTCTTATGGTTAATGATTTCCGAAATCGGATTCTGAATGAAGACGAAGGAAAAGGGATGAAATAA